CGCTGCGCCGGACCAGACATCCCACAGCGCGAGATTGACGGTAACGTCGGTGTAGTTGACGGCAGCGGTGGATACCATATAGACCACGATTTGATTGATCTGCACGGTACCACTGGCGTTGGCCAAGTCCAACGGCACGCCCATGTAAGTGTGCGGCGTGGTAGTCGTAGATGTGAGGGTTGTGGCGCCCGTAAAGGAGTCAAATAGCAAAGTAGTGCCTGTAACCTTGTTCGGCACGGCCTTGCCGTTGATCGAACGTGCCTGAAGTTGACCGCCGGGGTGCAATCCGCTAGTACTAGGTTCGACTTGAACTTGCGCATTAGCCATGCCGACGACGCCCAGCGTCAAGGCGCCGAGAAAGAAAATAGATTTCATAATTGATCCCCCGAATTATGGATAGAGAAAAAGCGCAAGCCACCGATGCTACAGCGCAGCAGTGGTATATCGAACGCGACAATCAGCACGCATGAAAAGTCGGCTGGTTAACGGTATTTCATCCACTGCATTGAAGTCTAGCAGTGTGGCGAAATATGCTGCAATGCGAAACTCGAAGCTACAACGCAATATATGCGGTGGTACAGCAATCAACACAAAAAAAGCCGGAACCCTTATTCGACAAGGGATTTCCGGCCTTCGTTGGACTTGCTTGGACTAGTAAATGGTGGGGCGGGGGGAATCAAATATAGTGCATAAAGCGTAGATATGAAGACATTTTGCGCAAACAGAATTTTCTAGATGCCCCCAAAGTTGCCCCCTTTGATCGTCACTACTTGTGCTGACGAAGCGACTAGACATGATCGACGCGGACCGCATCGCGATCTACGCGGCCAAGATCGGGCCGACAACGCAGGACTAGCCACCCAGCCCGGCCATATAGTAAGAAAAATTGCGCTCGCGCCACTCGGTGATCCAATCCGTTAACCGCTCAACGGCTATTCTGGCAACGTGCGCTGGCATCGCTCCATTCGCCAGTGCCGCCCACTTGTCGGCGATGGTTTTCGCAATGTCGGCTGCATCTTGCCCCGGAGTCGCCACGCGGCGCTGAATGACTAAATCATCGTCGGTAAAATTCACGAAGATGATATCGACTTCGCCTTCACCCTTTGTGGTGGATGGCACGCGGTACATCATGTGGTAAGTGAGCCCATCCCACCAGCGTGGCCAAAAGCTCCAATGCCAGCTTGGCGTGCGATCCCAGTCTTCGCAGTAGATATCAGCAGGGTCGGACGGCACGCCGAACGACATGGAGAGCATTGGGAACTCGTCTTTTTTCATGACGCCAGCTTACCGCCGCGCTTGAGCACGGGCCAGTGTGTGAGTGGCCATGACACGACGAATCCACTACGATTGCGCCATGTGCTATTCAGCCCAGATCGAGCAGGAATATCTATCCTACACGCGCGTGTATGGCGCCGACATCAGCCTTTCCGAGTACATGCAAATCTACTGGGTGCGGCAAGAGATTGACCCGAAGATAAAGCTACCGCGCGGCATGGACATGGCGTTTCTGCGGGATACTTCGGGCAATCCGCAGGTGACGGAAATCCAGTCGATGATCCGCACGTTCGACGAGGCGCAGGCGACCAAGCTGCAGCAGGAAGTGTTCGCCCAGCGCAAGCGACTGGCCGACGCCGAGCGCACCCTGCAGACCAAAATTACCAAGGCTGCGACGGAGAGTAAGCGCATCGCCGCCGACAAGATCGAGCGCGCAATGGGCCGGCTGGCCGATCTGCGCCGCGATCAACCCAAGCCGCGCGATGATCGTATCTTTCCGGCTTGGTATGCGCCGGTGATGATCTGGGAAGATGGCATGCGAGTGGTTAAGCCCATGCGCTACCAGTGCCGCCCCGCGGGCAAGCCTGCGTTCTACGACACTAAGTACCCCGGCACATATAACGCGCGGCGCGACAATCTGCAGGGATTTTGGAAAGACATGTTCGGCTACTCGCACGGCATTGCGTTGGTCAGCGCTTTCTTTGAAAACGTGAGCCGGCACACGATGGAAAATCGCGAGCTTTCGCCCGGCGAGCGCGAGGAGAACGTGATTCTGGAATTCCGCCCGCAGCCTGCGCAGACCATGCTGGTGGCGTGCTTGTGGTCGCGATGGGAAGGCGAGGGCGGCCCGCTACTATCGTTCGCTGCCATTACCGACGAGCCACCGGCCGAAGTGGCAGCGGCGGGTCATGATCGGTGCATCATTCCCATCAAGGCCGAGAACATCGATGCATGGCTCAATGCTAGCGGTGACGTGGCGCGATCGCAGGCGATTCTTGATGATCGGCAGCGGCCGTTTTATGAGCATCGGAAGGCTGCATAGACTCAGCAATAAATGGTCAATCGAATGCCCCACAAAACCAGCCCATTCCACACCACGTCAATAAAAAACCCTCTAAGCCAATCAACGGAGCGGGGGAATAAAATCAGTCGACAGAGACGAATTTGCAACTAGGTCTATGGTGGTTTGAATTTTTAGTTGCCCCCTCAGTCGCCCCCAAACAGCGGCGGCTTCCGACGACTGTTGAATTCTTGACGAGCTATTGCAATCGTGGTCTTGTTGTTACAGGTGCGAACGCTATCATTGGAGGTAAATGCTGATTTATCGACGTTCGCCCTTTCCGCCATTGGATTGCACCCAGCCCTCGACTTGAGCCAGCAAGTCCGCAACTGACACTTCCAGTACAGCTGAGAGCTTGAATATCGTGCGAATGGTCGCAGAGTTAAGGCCACGCTCCAAAAGAGAAATGTAATTCCGCTGCAGATCGGCATCTAGCGCAAGCTTTTCTTGCGACAGCCCACGCTCCAAGCGCAGCCTTCGCAAGACGATACCGAACGCGACTTCTGGCTCCAATCCGTGCTCCCTTAAAAACTAGGGGACGGTAGGGCCATAGCAACTAGTGAGTCTTCACAATATACTGGTCAAAATGGGCTTTGACTGCAAACCAACGCATCGAATGGTTTGGACTCGGCGAAATTTGCTTGCGGGAAATGCAAAGTGTCGCCGCCAACGCTATCCGCTGCATCTGAGAATCAAGATTATGCGCTTGGGAGTAGCACCATGATCGTCGCAAATCTTCTCTTCGCTGCCGCAATGGCCGCCAATCCGCTTGAGATTGGCACCTCGCAGATTCACTACGACTTCGGCGATTGCACCGTTATATCTTCACCAGTTGGAACGGGTGGAAATACAATTATCACCTGTCAGGATAATCCGATTGTCACATATACCCCAGACGCTCCACCGTTTTTACCGAGCGGCTTTTATTCTCAGTTCTTCGTAACAGCAATCGTTCCATCTACTGCAAAAACTGTCGTATTTTCTTGGTGCGACGGGTATTTATGTGGCCGCATTGACACGATCTTTTCGAGTGGATTCGGAGACTAGCCATGTTCCCTAAATCGTGCGAAGTGCACATTCGTTTGGGTCCGGCAGCAATCGTTGCGCAACGATGCGCGCCAATTGGGGTCGTGTTGATCGCTTTATGTAGCTGCGCGACGATTCCTCAAGGCGCAAAATTGGTTGATAGCCCCGATCAGCTTGCTTCTATTCAACAAGAACGCGCAAGTTTGTTGGAACACGTAAAGATCGGTATGGGTCTCGCGGAGTTTCGGGCACTCGTACCAGAGGCATACGTGGGCGGACAGAGTAAAGACACGACAGCGTACGAACTCGCACAAATTCAAAAGTACGTCACCAAGCAGGACATGGATCGCCAAAACTTTTGGGTCGGAGTTGGTAGTCCCGGCGCGCGCACGACAAAGCAAGTGTTATGGTTTTACTTCTACAAGGATCAGCTTGTGAAATGGGGACGACCACAAGACTGGCCGGATCACCCTGACCTAGTCATTGAACACCGCGAGCCGTAATCTCAGGTTGCCACATTATGTGGGCCTCGACGAAAGGCTCAGCAAAATTTAGCAATCTTGCCGCTGCGTTGGATCGATAAGCGAAATAAATAGCTCAGCCTGCTCGTTTTCGGGCGTAGCCGCCATATACGCTTCTCGCTGCGCTTCAATGTTTCCCTCGATGTAGTCGAACACGACGACTCGTTCGCGAGTGATTAGCACGCCTTCTAGCTTTTCAATTCGACGTTCGATGTCATTTGCCATGTCTGGCCTCCAGTTGTGTGATTCGTTTCTCCAATTCAGACTGCTCGATCATCTTGCCCACCTGCGCGAGAACATACACAAATCGCGTCCCGTGGTGCGATTCGAGCGCGCCTGCGCGCATCTCGCGATAGACATGCGACATTTCACGACGAACCTGCGCGAGCGTCTTGAGATTGATTCGGCGCGAGGGGGTAGGCGCAAGCCCGCCACCAGTCGTGGCAATCGTTGTGGGCACTTTGGGTTCGCAATACTCAGTCATTTTTGCCTAGTTCGCGATCGTGTCGCCGCTTGTCCGCGATTACCGCTACATCTGCCGCATCGTGACAATCGGTCGTGTCTGTGGCGCATGTGGCGCTTCCTTCGGGGGCGCGGGCAAATACGTGTCGTGCAAGTCCTGCCGATGATACCCGTGGGGATCGCATTGCCGATTCGCAAGTTGCACGGAGCAACTATGTAGGGGCGGAGTCGATAACTTAATCTGTGCGCTTTCACGCTTGCGCCCGTCCATGCTCGGCTCGCCACGCGTCGGCTTGTTGTTCCATCCGGCGATATGCCCACCGACGGAAAGGGACGACGTATAGAGTGCATGCGCCAAGCTCGAATGGGCGTACGTCGCGGCTGCGATTGTTCCAGCCCGGTGCCCGGTCAGCGTCGGCTAGCGCGCGCAGCACATCATCGGAAAGTTTCGTGTGTTTCATGGGAACCTCACGCGACTGTTCGAGCTGTTGGGGGTGTGATTCGAGCAATTGCCATAAGATTGTTTATCTATATAGGAGTCATGGTTTTCGACACTGGGGCCGGGTGCATTTCTTGACACTGGCGAAGCCTTCGGAAGCCATTTTGGTGCGATGGCGAACAAGTCAGGTTTTCGGCCGGTTTGCGTGTTGCTCCCCAACGCCGTCGCAACAAGGATGTCCGCTTGCATGGCGCGCTTGCGATGTCGGTAGAACGTATGTTTTGGCTAAAGCCTTCTCGCCCTGCAAAGTCAATCCACGTCAGAGCTATATTGCCGTTGTTGTTTCCGTTGTACCGCCGGTACGCGAACACGATGATGGCCTGAGTTGCCGGTGGAAGTGTCCTCCAATCCGGCGAATCCAGGAGAACATGCGGCAACATAGCAAAGCCGTCCGATCCGTAGGCGCTTGCATTGGCAGTTATGGAGTCTACTTCGGATGCGCACATCGGCGGATTGCAGCGTTTGGCATTGATCTGTTGCAAGCGGTGATTGATGGCTTGCGCGTCATAGCCTTTTTGCACCAGTCCGCGCGCAAGGCTGAAAAGTGTGTTATTGCGTTCGCCTTCGGGGATGATTTCGGATAACGGGCGCCGCTTAACTCGTACCGGTTCGATGTCCATAGAACTTCTAAACTCGGCGACCAACTCCGAATGCGAGTAACGTGGGCCGTCATGCTGTTGAAAAATAAAAGTACGGAACGGCTCGCGCTTGTTGTGGAGAAATCCGGGCAAGCGCATCACTCGGGCAAGATCATTAACGCTTCGGTCTGCACCAAAGCGCTGTGCGATGGCGTGCTGCATCGGTTTGAAATCCGCTAGCGGTAGGTCATTGCAAAGCCAATAGGCGTGATACTTGCCCGCAGACGTCTCAATAACGATGTGCGGTCGCAATCGACAATCCAGCACCGGTTGCAGCGGAGCGCCATCAAGATCGGCAAAGCATGCCCGTACTCGCGTCACGTTCTCCGACTTGCGACCTTTCCCGTCGCCTTCGTTGACCATGACAAACACTCCTGCACCTTTTTGATTCAATTGGGCGAGTTGAGCCGAGCGTATTGATAGATCGCCATAGAGCACCCTTGAAAGCGCGCCTCTCTTGCTGGGGGTGTCATCGAATGTCTGAAAGGTCATTGCGCCACCTAACACGCGCAGAAACGTTTGCGCATCGAGGCGGCTTGATTTGAGCCTATCAGCGGAACTCATGCGCGTTTCTCGTCATTGCCGTGATAAGCGCATCGCGAGCACGGTCAAGAGCGTCGGCAGCCTCAATTGCGCCCACTGGCGGGCATGTGTAGCAATCGGAGGCTAGTGCAAGGCGATCAAGTGCATCGCGTGCCGCATTCGTGGCGGCTAGGGCCAAGCACAGCCTGCTGGACTGTCTTGCGTCGCGCGGAATCCGGCGCATCACCGAGCTTGCCGCGGCGCGGTCGCTGAGATTAAGGCCCGTATGTCCTCCACTCGCCAAGCCGTGATCCTAATACCTAAGGCACGTGTTGGCTGCGGGTAGCGGCCACTCCGTACGCCCGCCCACCACGTTGACTTGCTTACCGGGATTATTCCCGGCGTTGGAGGGTCAGACGTTCGGTTACCGATGATTTGCTGCAATCGGACATAGCCGGTTTCTGGTAGTGCGTGCATTGCAGTGTTTTCCTGTCCGCGTAAGGTCAGGAAAGCATTCTCCACACAAGCACAATGTATACAATTGGATTCTATTCAGGGGTATTACTTTGCCAGTTCATTATCAGTCTAACGCGCTTTCTCACGGTTCCCGGCTTAAGGCGAGGGTGGCCGTCTTTTAGCGCTCGATCGGAAACAGCTTTTGAGGCGTCCCCTTTTACCCTGCCAGTTTCGCGAAGGTGATCTACGGCGCCCGGTACCTCCTCGAACCACTGCCACACCATCCAATCAGGCACCTGCGATCGATAGCCCCGCCCACGCTGATAGCTCCAAGCATATTCAAGCGCGTCGCCTAGCAATCCGAGCCGTGGATTTCTGTGCGTTGGGTCCCGCCGCAGCGGCTCGACATGGCGCAAAAGATCACGACACAGCCTGCCAAATTTCTCGTCGTTCTGCGAGTTATCCGCGTAGGATTCGATAGCAGCGGTCGATGCCTTTATCACAGTCTGGATCAGCCGCTGCAGCTCGGCTTTCTTGGTGACGCGCTCTGAGTCCTCCCGAGCCCAGCGCGCCTCATCTTCAGGCGTAACAGTAAGCAGTTTTAAGAGTGGCGACTTGTACTGGTCTAATTCTAACGGACACCTCGATAGGGGATCATTCCCCCAACGAGGACAAACGATATGAACCGATCCGCCCGTCGCAGCTTTGATGCAGCCTTCAAACTGCAAGTAGTTCAAATGATTCGAGACCAAGGCCTGAGCGTGGCCCAGGTCTGCCGCGACATGAACCTGGTCGACAGCGCCGTGCGCCGCTGGCGGGAGCAATACGCCGCCGAGCAGGCTGGCGGTGCTGGCCTGGGCAAACCGCTGACGGCTGAACAGCAACGTATTCGCCAGTTGGAGATCGAGAATCGGCGATTGCGCGAGGACAACGACTTGCTAAAAAAAGCGTCGGCCTTCTTTGCCCGGGAACTGAAGTGATCTACCGCACGATCACTCACTGGCAACCGGAGGCCGGCATCACCCGCTTATGCCGTTTGTTCCAGGTCAGCCGTTCGGGCTTCTATGCCGCCCGCCAGCGTGCGCAGACGGCCCCCGTCCTCTGCTCGACCAGTGTGCATCTGAAGTCCGCGTTCCATGCCAGCGGCGGCAACTATGGTAGTCGGCGACTGTGTGCGGCCTTGCGTACCCAAGGCCTGACGCTCGGGCGTCATCGCGTGCGCCGTCTGATGAAGCGTCACGGGCTGCGCACGCACTGGAAACGTCAGTTCGTGGCCACCACGAACAGCGCGCATGCCTTGCCGATCGCCGGCAATGTGCTGCAGCGCCAATTCAACCCCGTCGCCACCGACCGCGCGTGGGTGGCGGACATCACCTACATCCGCACGCGCCGTGGCTGGCTCTATCTGGCCGCCGTGCTGGATCTGTTCTCGCGCAAGATCGTGGGCTGGGCCATGGCGCCGACCCTGCCGGCCGAACTGGTGTGTGCGGCGCTGCAAATGGCCATCGCGGCGCGCCAACCCAAGCCTGGCCTGATCATGCATTCCGACCGCGGCAGCCAATACGCCAGCGCACTTCATCGTCAGTTGCTGGCCGATCACGGACTACTCAGCAGCATGAGTCGCAAGGGCAACTGCTGGGATAACGCGGTCATGGAACGCTTCTTCCTGAACCTGAAAATGGAGCGCGTCTGGCAGCGCGATTACGCCAACGCGTCCGAAGCGATCAACGACATCACCAACTACATCGTCAACTTCTACAACGCCACTCGGCTGCACTCCACACTCGGCTATCGCTCGCCCAACGAGTACGAACGAGCCGCAGCCTGAACTGCCCTAGCGGGGTGTCCGAAATTAGTTGACCACTACAACTCGTACTTCACGCGTACGATCTCAGTAGCACGACGTTGCCACCTGTGCGGAGATTATCTAGGTAGTCGGCCCATGCCGACATCATCTTCCGGCGCTCAGTCAGGTGCGCGGTACGGTTGTAAGCGCGCCCATTTGGATCGCGAACGGCGTGCGCTAACTGGTGTTCGATGTAATCAGGGCGGAAGTGCAAAACTTCGTCCAGCACTGTGCGCGCCATCGCTCGGAAGCCGTGTCCAGTCATTTCGTCTTTTGCAAAACCCATACGCCGGAGGGCAGCGTTAACGGCGTTGTTGCTCATTGGGCGTGTGCGACTGCGCGCTCCCGGAAAGACATAGCGTCCACGCCCAGTGAGTGCGTGTAGTTCCCGCAGGGTGGCAATAGCTTGTGGCGCCAGAGGCACTAAGTGAGGCTGTCGCATCTTCATGCGCGCTGCAGGGATATTCCAATCGCCAGCGTCAAGGTCGAATTCGGACCACTCAGCTTGCCGCAATTCGCCGGGACGGACGAACAACAACGGCGCAAGCCGAAGTGCGCTCTTGGTGACGAATGCGCCTGTGTATCCGTCTATCGCACGGAGAAGCGGGGCAATGCTCGCGGGTTCAGTTATCGCCGCGCGATGTGTTTCGTTAACCGGGGGCAGGGCACCCTTCAAATCCGTCGCGGGGTTTCGCTCGGAGCGGCCGGTCGCGATCGCATATCGGAGCACTTGCCCGCAGTTCTGAAGAACGCGGTGTGCGGATTCAATGGCGCCACGTGCGACCACGCGATTCACAGTTGTTAGCAGTTCCTTGGCGCTCAATTCGCCGATTGGCTTTGCGCCGATCCACGGGAAAACATCATTTTCCAGTCGCAACATGATTCGACTCGCGTGATCTTCTACCCATGCTTTCGATTGCTTCACATGCCACTCGCGTGCGACGACCTCAAAACTGTTTGCAGAACGTTCGACGCCCGCCGCCTTCTCGGCCTTTCGGTGTTCGCTTGGGTCAACACCAGAGGCGAGCAGCTTGCGTGCCGTGGCGCGCTTTTCGCGTGCATCAGCGAGCCCAGTTTCCGGGTATGTGCCAAGGCTTAGGCGCTTCTCCTTATTTGCGTGGCGGTACTTCAACCGCCACCACTTGCCTCCTTTCGGGGAGATTTCCAAATACAAGCCGCCGCCATCAAATAGGCGGCGAGCTTTGGCTTCGGGTTTGGCTTTGCGAATCGCAGTGTCTGTCAGGGCCATTTTGGGGGCAACTCACTCGGAAGGTGGGAAGGTTGCCCCTAATCCTGCCCCCAGTTGCCCCCGGATTGCAATAGCTGCCGTCGGACTGCAATGGACAAAAAAAGGCCGGAACCCTTATTCGACAAGGAATTTCCGGCCTTCGTTGGACTTGCTTGGACTACTAATTGGTGGAGGCGGGGGGAATTGAACCCCCGTCCGAAAGTCCTACGTCCTCGGTACTACATGCTTAGCACGCTCATTTGATGTCACATTCGGCAGTCCGAGTGGCTAGGCTGTCCGAACATCAGTCTGTAGTTTTAGACGCTGCACGCCAGACGAGTGCAGCGGCGATCCTGTGATAATGACCTGAACATCCCCGAGCACAGGGACAAAGGGGTTCAGGGCTTAGGCCTTAAGCGGCCAGTGCGTAGTTGTCGTCGTTGGCAACTATAATTTTGCAGCTGGATTAACGAGGAAAGCTACCCCCTCGGCATGCACCCAGTGATTTCGTAACCCCCGTCGAAGCCGATCGCCCCCGTGGAATCATTGTTTCACCGCGACAGTATATATGGGTACGCGCTGCATTGCTTCAAGGTTTGCGCTGCTTCGATCGAAGGCGGTGCGAAAGATCCAATGCTTGCTCGCCAATGAATGGGATGTGGATGGCTGCGCATCGCGTCAACGTATCGTTGGTCGTCGCGTTCTTGCGTAGGCGATTCAAAATTTCCCAAACTCGTTCAAGCAGGAGACGCTCATGAAATTGCATACGACTATGATGACCAGCGCCCTTTGCGCGCTGCTCGCCGCGCCGGTTTTTGCACAGACGGCAGGTACCGAAGTGCAACGCGATACACAACAACAGCAGCGCATCGAGCAAGGATTGAAATCCGGCGAGCTGAGCACAGGCGAGGCCGCACGTCTGGAAAAAGGCGAAGCGCATGTCGATCACATGGAGGCGCGAGATATGAAAAACGGTTCCCTGTCGCCGACAGAGCAGGCGCATATCCAGAACGCGCAGAATCGTGAGAGTGCGGCGATAACCAACGATAAACACAATGGCATTACCGGCAATCCGAATTCGGCATCTTCACAACGCATGCAGGCCGATGTGCAGCGCAACGTGAATCAGCAGCAGCGCATCGAGAACGGCATCAACTCGGGGCAGCTGAACAATCATCAGGTGGGTGCGCTCGAGCGCGGGCAGAAGCATATCGATAATGCCGAAGCGCGCTCCGGCAAGAATGGACATGTCTCGGCTGCAGAGCAGGCGAAAATTCAGAGCCGCGAAAATCACCAGAGCAAACGCATCGAGCACAAGAAGCAGGATCAATGACGTTGGCCGGGTTTATCGATAAATCGAAAAGGCAGGCCTGAGAAATTGGGCCTGTTTTTTTCGAGCGGAGTAGGGGTTGATGCACGACGGTGGTTCGATTCTCGCCACCGTCGCAATCCCGATTATCGCACGCGCATCACGCGTTGTTTTTCTCGATTCCAATCGCGCTCTTTTTCGGTCGAACGCTTGTCGTGTTCCTGCTTGCCGCGGGCGACGCCGATTTCGAGTTTGACCTTGTTGTGTTTCCAGTACATCGCGGTGGGAATAAGCGTATAGCCCTTGCGTTCGACCGCGCCGAGCAACTCGTCGATTTCCTTGCGATGCAGCAGCAATTTGCGGGTGCGCCGATCGTCGGCGATGACATGTGTCGATGCCGATATCAGTGGTGGAATCGAGGCGCCGAACAGGAACAGTTCGCCGTCCT
The sequence above is drawn from the Pseudolysobacter antarcticus genome and encodes:
- a CDS encoding SOS response-associated peptidase family protein, whose protein sequence is MCYSAQIEQEYLSYTRVYGADISLSEYMQIYWVRQEIDPKIKLPRGMDMAFLRDTSGNPQVTEIQSMIRTFDEAQATKLQQEVFAQRKRLADAERTLQTKITKAATESKRIAADKIERAMGRLADLRRDQPKPRDDRIFPAWYAPVMIWEDGMRVVKPMRYQCRPAGKPAFYDTKYPGTYNARRDNLQGFWKDMFGYSHGIALVSAFFENVSRHTMENRELSPGEREENVILEFRPQPAQTMLVACLWSRWEGEGGPLLSFAAITDEPPAEVAAAGHDRCIIPIKAENIDAWLNASGDVARSQAILDDRQRPFYEHRKAA
- a CDS encoding helix-turn-helix domain-containing protein, with product MEPEVAFGIVLRRLRLERGLSQEKLALDADLQRNYISLLERGLNSATIRTIFKLSAVLEVSVADLLAQVEGWVQSNGGKGERR
- a CDS encoding DNA-primase RepB domain-containing protein — its product is MSSADRLKSSRLDAQTFLRVLGGAMTFQTFDDTPSKRGALSRVLYGDLSIRSAQLAQLNQKGAGVFVMVNEGDGKGRKSENVTRVRACFADLDGAPLQPVLDCRLRPHIVIETSAGKYHAYWLCNDLPLADFKPMQHAIAQRFGADRSVNDLARVMRLPGFLHNKREPFRTFIFQQHDGPRYSHSELVAEFRSSMDIEPVRVKRRPLSEIIPEGERNNTLFSLARGLVQKGYDAQAINHRLQQINAKRCNPPMCASEVDSITANASAYGSDGFAMLPHVLLDSPDWRTLPPATQAIIVFAYRRYNGNNNGNIALTWIDFAGREGFSQNIRSTDIASAPCKRTSLLRRRWGATRKPAENLTCSPSHQNGFRRLRQCQEMHPAPVSKTMTPI
- a CDS encoding IS3 family transposase (programmed frameshift), which produces MNRSARRSFDAAFKLQVVQMIRDQGLSVAQVCRDMNLVDSAVRRWREQYAAEQAGGAGLGKPLTAEQQRIRQLEIENRRLREDNDLLKKAFGLLCPGTEVIYRTITHWQPEAGITRLCRLFQVSRSGFYAARQRAQTAPVLCSTSVHLKSAFHASGGNYGSRRLCAALRTQGLTLGRHRVRRLMKRHGLRTHWKRQFVATTNSAHALPIAGNVLQRQFNPVATDRAWVADITYIRTRRGWLYLAAVLDLFSRKIVGWAMAPTLPAELVCAALQMAIAARQPKPGLIMHSDRGSQYASALHRQLLADHGLLSSMSRKGNCWDNAVMERFFLNLKMERVWQRDYANASEAINDITNYIVNFYNATRLHSTLGYRSPNEYERAAA
- a CDS encoding tyrosine-type recombinase/integrase, which gives rise to MALTDTAIRKAKPEAKARRLFDGGGLYLEISPKGGKWWRLKYRHANKEKRLSLGTYPETGLADAREKRATARKLLASGVDPSEHRKAEKAAGVERSANSFEVVAREWHVKQSKAWVEDHASRIMLRLENDVFPWIGAKPIGELSAKELLTTVNRVVARGAIESAHRVLQNCGQVLRYAIATGRSERNPATDLKGALPPVNETHRAAITEPASIAPLLRAIDGYTGAFVTKSALRLAPLLFVRPGELRQAEWSEFDLDAGDWNIPAARMKMRQPHLVPLAPQAIATLRELHALTGRGRYVFPGARSRTRPMSNNAVNAALRRMGFAKDEMTGHGFRAMARTVLDEVLHFRPDYIEHQLAHAVRDPNGRAYNRTAHLTERRKMMSAWADYLDNLRTGGNVVLLRSYA
- the smpB gene encoding SsrA-binding protein SmpB, with the protein product MATSKEKSKTVDSTIALNKRARHEYYIEDRYEAGVALQGWEVKSLREGRISLAESYAMLKDGELFLFGASIPPLISASTHVIADDRRTRKLLLHRKEIDELLGAVERKGYTLIPTAMYWKHNKVKLEIGVARGKQEHDKRSTEKERDWNREKQRVMRVR